The Bacillus sp. F19 DNA segment GCGGATTCAATATGGCGATTATGAGAGATATTACCGATAAACGGAATATGGAAATGAAGCTCTTTAAAAGTGAGGAACGCTTCAGGGAGATATTTGAGAATGCAATCGATGCCATTATCATCTGGAACAATGACGGCAGAATCATCAGTGCCAATCAGTCAGCCTGCCGAACTTTTGAATTGTCCATCGGGAATTTAATCAGCAGCAGTATTTACGACTTTATAGACTTAAGAGATCTGAAGTTCAGAACTGCAAAAAAAGAATATTTGCGAAAAGGCGCCATCCGGGAGGAATTATTGTTTTACATGCCAAACGGCCAATGCAAACAGCTTGAATTCACATCAAAAATGGACGTAACAGATGGTCATCATTTAACCATTCTGAGGAATGTAAGCGACCGTAAACGCATGGAAAAAGAGCTTCGCGAAAGCGAGCAGAAGTTCAGGAAGATTTTTAACGGGGCAATGGATGGCATTGTGCTTATTGATGACAGCTACACGATTATCGACGCGAATCCGACGGCAAGTCATATCCTTGAAATTCCGCTTGACCAAATTCACAAATATAATCTGCACGAGCTGATTTCTTACGATAAAATAGAAGGGAATTCGATGTATTTTCTCGATGAAACGACAGAAGAAATCCCGTTTAAGCTTCAAAATAATAAAGAAAAAATCCTGGAGTTTTCATTAAAGCGGAACATTATTGAAAACATGAACCTGGCTATCTTCCGCGATATCACGGAAAAGAAAGAACTGGAAGAACGTTTGCGCAAATCAGACACACTGAGTGTAGTCGGCGAGCTCGCAGCGGGCATTGCGCATGAAATCCGCAATCCAATGACTGCTCTTAAGGGATTTATTCAGCTCCTTGAAGCGAATGTCAAAGAAGATTTCTCAATGTACTTCAATGTCATTACATCTGAACTGAGCAGAATTGAATCTATTATTACTGAATTCCTGATTCTGGCCAAGCCCCAGGCGATTTCCTATCAGGAAAAAGATGTGGTCACTATCATGAAGGAAACGATTGAGCTCCTTAATGCACAGGCCATCCTGGTAAATGTCCAGATTCAATTGAACCATAATGGTTCTGTTCCGCTTGTTTATTGTGAGCCAAACCAGCTAAAACAAGTATTTATTAATATTTTGAAAAATGCGATTGAAGTCATGCCAAGCGGAGGCACCATTCAAGTAGATATCATGCTGAAAAATGAAAAAGAACTTAAAATCTCCATTATTGATGAAGGATCCGGGATTCCTGAAGATAAAATCAAGCGGCTTGGGGAACCATTCTATACTACAAAAGAGAGGGGGACTGGGCTTGGTTTAATGGTCAGCTATAAAATTATTGAAGAGCACTGCGGCAAAGTGGAGGTTGAAAGCAAAGTTGGAAATGGGACGGCGTTTCACATCACGCTGCCTATCAAACAAAACATGTGAAAGGAAGCCTGATGCACTCATATACAGCAGTTGACACACCTATTGGCAAGGTGATCATTTCTGCAGATGATCATTTCATTACAAGGCTGTTTCTCACAGAGGAACAATTCGAAGATTATGTGCTGAATCACCCGATGCAGCAAGCAGATGATCATTTTTTATTAAAGGATGCAAAAAAACAATTAACGGACTATTTCGAAGGCATGAGAACATCTTTTCAGCTGCCTTTCAAGCAGGCAGGAACAGCTTTTCAAGAACAGGTGTGGTCTGCACTTTCAGAGATTCCTTATGGAGAGTCCCGTACGTACCTCGATATCGCAGTCAAAATCGGCAAACCAAAAGCAGTCCGTGCAGTCGGACAGGCAAACAAGAAAAATTCGCTGCCGATTTTCATCCCATGTCACCGCGTGATTGGCGCTAAAGGAATGCTGACAGGCTATGCAGGCACAAAAACAGATCTAAAGGCAGTCCTTCTTGATCTTGAAAAAATTTCTTACCAAGCGTAATTTGCTTGTCACATAATTACCCGCGCGACATATTATTTAGTATCGTTAAAAAAGTTGCCTCAGCGCAAAAAGGGTGAGTACGATGGGAATGTGGAAACGTCCGAATAAACTCGCATTCTATGCTGATTTATTTCTAAAAATGAATGTCATTACAGAGGATCAGAAAAAGACGATTTTGACCAAAAAGTAAAGGAGTTAAAGCAATAGCTTGAGCTCCTTTATTTTAAAAAAAGGGGAGTTTAAATGAATGATCCAAAAGACGAAAAGGGGATTCACACCGATTTTATCAATCGGATGACATACGGGGAGTATCTTCATTTAGGACCGCTGCTGAGCAGCCAGAACCGGTTATCTGGCCATCATGATGAAATGCTGTTCATTATCATCCATCAAGTAAGCGAGCTGTGGATGAAGCTGATCCTTCATGAATTGAATGCAAGCATCGAATCCATTGAAAAAGGGGAATTGTCTATGGCTTTTAAAATGCTTGCGCGCGTATCAAAAATTCAATCCCAAATCATTGAAGCCTGGGACGTTCTTTCAACTTTAACACCATCAGAATACGTTCAGTTCCGCGACAAGCTTGGACAGGCATCAGGCTTCCAGTCTTTTCAATACCGGATGATTGAATTTGCATTGGGGTACAAAACCACACATGTCCTGGAAATTTATAAAAAAGATCCAGACCTGCACCGCGAGCTGACTGAAGCTCTCCATAAACCAAGCATCTATGACGTTTCCATTAAAGCACTTTCAGCAGCAGGCCTGCCTATTCCTGATGAAACACTGAACAGGGATGTAACCGTAACTTACAAAGGTGATCCTGCCGTTGAGTCTGCATGGCTTGAGGTGTATCGCAGCCCAGAGGCGTACTGGGACTTATACGAACTTGCTGAAAAACTGATTGATATTGAAGATTGGCTGCAGCAATGGCGCTTCAGGCATATGAAAACAGTAGAACGCATTATTGGCTTCAAAAAAGGAACAGGCGGATCTTCCGGAGTCACCTATTTAAAGAAAGTCCTTGATCACCGGTTCTTTCCGGAGCTTTGGGATATACGGACGAAGCTGTAAAGATTTAAAAAATGCCCATTTCCAGCTGGATTTGGGCATTTTTTAGCGGAATTTTTCAATAAAGTGAACGTTACTCAGTGCAGGAAGTGTCCAACTTGCATCAATCGTGTTTTAACCAGGAAGAACGAGTCTCCAATTCGCAGAAATCATGGTTCAATTCGCAAAAACCGTCTTCCAATTCGTAAAATTGAATCTCCAACTCGCAGAAATTATGATCCAATTCGCAAAAATCGGGATTTAACTCACAATCCTACATCTTGAGCATGAAAACAATGGAAAATTACTCATTTTTTAATGCAGTGCTAATTAGTGTGAACGACCTGTTATTCATAAGGACCAAACCGTATGCAGTGGCTCAATTCGTAAGAAGCGTGTTCCAATTCGTAAAATTGAATCTCCAACTCGCAGAAATTATGATCCAATTCGCAAAAATCGGGATTTAACTCACAATCCTACATCTTGAGCATAAAAACAATGGAAAATACTCATTTTTTAATGCAGTGCTAATTAGTGTGAACGACCTGTTATTTATAAGGACCAACCCGTATGAAGTGGTTCAATTCGCAAAAACCGTGTTCCAATTCGCAAAAAAGAGTCTCCAACTCGCAGAAATTATGATCCAATTCGCAAAAATCGGGATTTAACTCACAATCCTACATCTTGAGCATAAAAACAATGGAAGATTACTCATTTTTTAATGCAGTGCTAATTAGTGTGAAAGACCTGTTATTTATAAGGACCAACCCGTATGAAGTGGTTCAATTCGCAAAAACCGTGTTCCAATTCGTAAAATTGAGTCTCCAACTCGCAGAAATTATGATCCAATTAGCAAAAATCGGGATTTAACTCACAATCCTACATCTTGAGCATAAAAACAATGGAAAATTACTCATTTTTTAATGCAGTGCTAATTAGTGTGAACGACCTGTTATTTATAAGGACCAACCCGTATGAAGTGGTTCAATTCGCAAAAACCGTGTTCCAACTCGCAGAAATTATGATCCAATTCGCAAAAATCGGGATTTAACTCACAATCCTACATCTTGAGCATGAAAACAATGGAAAATCACTCATTTTTTAATGCAGTGCTAATTAGTGTGAACGACCTGTTATTTATAAGGACCAACCCGTATGAAGTGGTTCAATTCGCAAAAACCGTGTTCCAATTCGTAAAATTGAGTCTCCAACTCGCAAAAACCGTGTTCCAATTCGTAAAATTGAGTCTCCAACTCGCAGAAATTATGATCCAATTCGCAAAAATCGGGATTTAACTCACAATCCTACATCTTGAGCATAAAAACAATGAAAAATTCCTCATTTTCTGCTTCCTTTTTGCTTAGCACAACTGTAGCATTTGATTCGGCTGAAAAAATATAAAAAATACCAATTATTTAATTGACTTCTGATTAACAATTAGATTATCATCTAATTAGATAAACATCTAATCGGAGGAAGAATCAATGCAGCTGAACAAACTTGTCACTTTTCACAAAGTCATGGGAGATGCGACCAGGATCCGCATTCTTGCCCTTTTATCCAAGGGTCCTAAAAATGGTCAGGCACTTGCTGGTATTCTTGGGCTGACACCGCCAACCATTACACATCATTTAACGAAGCTGAGGGAAATAAGCCTTATATCTGAAAAAAGGGTCAAGAACACTATTTATTTTCAAGTGAATGAAAAACTTCTGCAGCAGCTGTCACTAGGCATGATGGAAATCGTAACAGGCAAAGGGGAACTTGAAATGAATCAGGAAAAAACAGCCGAGCATACAAAGATACTTGGAAATTACTTAACAAAGGATGGCAAGCTGAAAACCATTCCGCCTCAGCGAAAAAGAAGGCTTATTGTTCTATATCATCTGGCAAATGGTTTTGAAGCAGGCAAAAAATATCCTGAAAAAGAGATCAACGAATACATTAAAAGGTTTCATGAAGATTTTGCAACACTTCGAAGGGAATTTATCGTCAATCACATCATGTACCGGGAAGATGGAATTTATGAGCTGAATCCTAAAGAATTATGGGCGAAAATTGAATAGGAGCGGGAATATGATCAAACTGGAGCCAAGAGGCAAAGAACATCTTCAATATGAACTTGAAATCATGAATTCCAATCCGGATTTCAATCTCATTTCAAGCGGAAAACCGAATGTTACGGAAGAAGACTTGGAGAAGGAACGTGAAGAGGGAAAAGCATTAAACGCAAAACGGTTTATGATCAAACACGACGAGCAAATCGTAGGACTTATTGAATATTGTCCGCTGAATCCGAATGACGGTAAACCATGGATTGGTTTGTTTATCATTCATTGCGATTTTCAGGGCAAGGGACTTGCGAAGCTAGCATATGAAGCGGCAGAAGAAGTTCTTGCTGAGGAGGGTTTCAGTGAAATCAGACTCGGGGTGCTCACCAATAATGAACGCGGGAATTCATTCTGGCAGAGGATGGGTTTTACAGCTTTTAAAGAAGGATTGTATGAGAATAGACCGATTTATCATTATAAGAAGAAAATAAAGTAGAGCGATTTTCGCTCTACTTTTTTTGTAAATGTGACAATGCCAGCGCACCGACCAAAATTGCTCCTTTAATAATGTCCTGAGCATAATAAGGAACGTTCAGCATGGTTAAGCCGTTAAGCAATATGCCGATTAGGATGGCACCAAAGAACGTGCCGATGACATTGGGTTTGCCTGCTCCAAAGACGGAAATGCCGATGAACGCAGCAGCTACTCCGTCCATTAAAAGCGGGGCACCGGCAGAAACCTGTCCCGTCCCAATCCGAGATGCAAGAATGATTCCTGCAATCGCTGCAAAAACGCCGCTCAGCACATAGGCATATGTACGATAACGGTTAACAGGTATACCTGACAGTCTTGCTGCTTCCCGGTTTCCGCCTGTCATATAAAATAGCCGGCCGGGCTTCGTATACTGCAAAAACAGGTGAACAAGAATGACGGTTATGATCATCAGCAGAGCTGAAAAGGGAATGGAAAACAAACTGCCCTGTCCGATGAAAAGAAAGGAAGGAATAAATTTCCCAGTTGCAGTACCGCCGCCTTCAAGAGGCATGCTGTTGTAAATGGAATACCCCTTTGTATACGTTAAATGAATACCGTTTACTATATACATGACTGCAAGTGTTGCAAGCAGATCCGGAAGCTTTACTTTTACGACTAAAAAAGAATTGAGTAATCCAACTGCGATACCGATCACGATTGGAATAAGCAGCGCAACAAGCAATTCCTGTCTGAATAAAACGAGAGCAGCCGCACTTCCAATTGTGGCAAGACTGACAGTCGAGCCTGCGGATAAATCAAAACCATCAACAATCAGAGAAAAGGTAATGCCGATTGCGACAAACGTTACGATTGAAATGGACCGCAGAATGTCACTGAAATTCGAATAGGTTAAAAATTCGTCCACCGCAATGCTGAAGTAGATGGTAACAGCTAAAATGACGAGCACCGTGCCGTGTTTATACAGAAAGGGCAGAATGCTCCTTTGTTTTTTTGTCTTGATGACGACGGCTTCCTCCATCATCTTCACCTCCTGATGCATAATAAATGAGCTTTTCAATCGTTGCTTCCTCGTGTGTGAGGACTTTGGCCACTTTTCCTTTATTTAAAATAATGATGCGGTCGGCGACCTCCAGCAGTTCCTCCCACTCACCGGAAAAATAGACAATCCCTTTTCCTTCACCCGCAAGCTTGTGAATCAGCTGAAATACTTCTTTTTTTGCACCTACATCAATCCCTTTTGTCGGTTC contains these protein-coding regions:
- a CDS encoding methylated-DNA--[protein]-cysteine S-methyltransferase — protein: MHSYTAVDTPIGKVIISADDHFITRLFLTEEQFEDYVLNHPMQQADDHFLLKDAKKQLTDYFEGMRTSFQLPFKQAGTAFQEQVWSALSEIPYGESRTYLDIAVKIGKPKAVRAVGQANKKNSLPIFIPCHRVIGAKGMLTGYAGTKTDLKAVLLDLEKISYQA
- a CDS encoding PAS domain S-box protein, encoding MSQVINKCKITSLQEQIRLLEMENKRLLENSRQHEIVFESAMEAIIIIDETFHFIDCNKSACHLFQLTKKEMQKRKMCDFLSLVPHQQLHKQVEEMKDHDQISDELIIKLDNGQVKFIEISIQKNALGTKHLALMRDISSNKMLERERTINEQLFKDLFHRAVDGIVIFDGSGQFIDANGSFCSNFEIDKSKLSSFKLDDFIEWENQFKLDKLWSILNEGGRAKGEMPVLLQSGRKKVFEFTSTSNVLSGFNMAIMRDITDKRNMEMKLFKSEERFREIFENAIDAIIIWNNDGRIISANQSACRTFELSIGNLISSSIYDFIDLRDLKFRTAKKEYLRKGAIREELLFYMPNGQCKQLEFTSKMDVTDGHHLTILRNVSDRKRMEKELRESEQKFRKIFNGAMDGIVLIDDSYTIIDANPTASHILEIPLDQIHKYNLHELISYDKIEGNSMYFLDETTEEIPFKLQNNKEKILEFSLKRNIIENMNLAIFRDITEKKELEERLRKSDTLSVVGELAAGIAHEIRNPMTALKGFIQLLEANVKEDFSMYFNVITSELSRIESIITEFLILAKPQAISYQEKDVVTIMKETIELLNAQAILVNVQIQLNHNGSVPLVYCEPNQLKQVFINILKNAIEVMPSGGTIQVDIMLKNEKELKISIIDEGSGIPEDKIKRLGEPFYTTKERGTGLGLMVSYKIIEEHCGKVEVESKVGNGTAFHITLPIKQNM
- a CDS encoding GNAT family N-acetyltransferase, yielding MIKLEPRGKEHLQYELEIMNSNPDFNLISSGKPNVTEEDLEKEREEGKALNAKRFMIKHDEQIVGLIEYCPLNPNDGKPWIGLFIIHCDFQGKGLAKLAYEAAEEVLAEEGFSEIRLGVLTNNERGNSFWQRMGFTAFKEGLYENRPIYHYKKKIK
- the kynA gene encoding tryptophan 2,3-dioxygenase; its protein translation is MNDPKDEKGIHTDFINRMTYGEYLHLGPLLSSQNRLSGHHDEMLFIIIHQVSELWMKLILHELNASIESIEKGELSMAFKMLARVSKIQSQIIEAWDVLSTLTPSEYVQFRDKLGQASGFQSFQYRMIEFALGYKTTHVLEIYKKDPDLHRELTEALHKPSIYDVSIKALSAAGLPIPDETLNRDVTVTYKGDPAVESAWLEVYRSPEAYWDLYELAEKLIDIEDWLQQWRFRHMKTVERIIGFKKGTGGSSGVTYLKKVLDHRFFPELWDIRTKL
- a CDS encoding metalloregulator ArsR/SmtB family transcription factor produces the protein MQLNKLVTFHKVMGDATRIRILALLSKGPKNGQALAGILGLTPPTITHHLTKLREISLISEKRVKNTIYFQVNEKLLQQLSLGMMEIVTGKGELEMNQEKTAEHTKILGNYLTKDGKLKTIPPQRKRRLIVLYHLANGFEAGKKYPEKEINEYIKRFHEDFATLRREFIVNHIMYREDGIYELNPKELWAKIE
- a CDS encoding ABC transporter permease, translated to MMEEAVVIKTKKQRSILPFLYKHGTVLVILAVTIYFSIAVDEFLTYSNFSDILRSISIVTFVAIGITFSLIVDGFDLSAGSTVSLATIGSAAALVLFRQELLVALLIPIVIGIAVGLLNSFLVVKVKLPDLLATLAVMYIVNGIHLTYTKGYSIYNSMPLEGGGTATGKFIPSFLFIGQGSLFSIPFSALLMIITVILVHLFLQYTKPGRLFYMTGGNREAARLSGIPVNRYRTYAYVLSGVFAAIAGIILASRIGTGQVSAGAPLLMDGVAAAFIGISVFGAGKPNVIGTFFGAILIGILLNGLTMLNVPYYAQDIIKGAILVGALALSHLQKK